The sequence TTAGCCTCGATGAGTGCGATGGGGATGTCGAGTGCCTGATGCATGGTGCGTGCAAAGAAATAACCCGTGGCAGAGAAGTCGCCAACGGTCTTAGGTGTACATTCGCGCCACTCGCACTGGGCGTCGTTCTGGGGGGTGGCTGCCATTACGCTAGGTATCTTGATGCTTCGTACGCCTTTGTGGTTCTTGGCATCAATCACCACCTGATTGTAATCTTTGACTGGGCACATCCAGAAACCTTTTACAGGCATCTCCATGTTCGATTGTCCGGCACAAACCCATACTTCGCCACTTAGCACATTGCTGATGGTGAGCTTGTCGCCATCGTCGAACGTAATGGAAAGCGGGGTATAGCTGGCCTTGGGTGTCTTTACCTTTACCAGCCATTCGCCGTTTTTGTCGGCTTTGGCAGTGACCGCTTCGCTGCTCCACGAGGTGGTTACCTTTACCGTTTTTCCTGGCTTTGCCCATCCCCAAAGGCGGGCATCGGTTTGCTGTTGTAAAACCATATTGTCACCAATTAGGTGTGGCAATTTTACTTTGGCCTGAGAGCCAAATGCAAGTACTGTAAGAGCTGTAATAGCTAAGATTTTCTTCATAATTTATCGTAAAGTTTCAAGTTTCTGCTTGCAAAGATAATAAAAATCCGTAAAAACCACGTAATCCGTAGCTTTTTTTTAGTACCTTTGCGCCAAAATTAAAATTATTAAAACAATGAAGTGTGTTAGAATCCTATTATCAGCAGCATTGCTGACTCTTTCGACAACTATTTTTGCACAGAAACCTACCACCATGCCACTCTGGCCAAATGGACCAGAAGTAGTGAGCTCGGATGGTAATGATCAGGCAGAACTAACTGTTTATCTGCCCGATGCCAACAAGGCCACCGGTCGTGCTGTAGTGTGCTGTCCTGGTGGCGGTTATAGTCATCTGGCTATGGACCACGAGGGGCATCAGTGGGCGCCTTTCTTTAATACGCAGGGCATCGCGCTGATTGTACTGAAATATCGTATGCCTCATGGTAACCGTATGGTGCCTGTCTCTGATGCTGAGGAGGCTATCAAAACGGTCCGTAGTCATGCTACCGAGTGGCATATCAACCCTAACGATGTAGGCATCATGGGTTTCTCGGCAGGTGGTCATCTGGCTTCTACCATCGCCACCCATGCCAAGGACAATGCTGCGCCGAATTTCCAGATACTCTTCTATCCGGTTGTAACGATGGATCCGGGCTTTACACATAAGGGCTCGCACGATAACTTCTTGGGAAAGGCACCTGAGGACAAGAAGGCGCTGAAGGAGTATAAGAAGTTGGAGTTTGAGTTTAGTAACGACTTGCAGGTGAATCGTACCACACCGCGTGCTTTCTTGGCGCTGAGCGACGATGATAAGGCTGTGCCTGCGGCTAATGGCTTTAACTACTACCAGCAGCTGTATAAGCACGATGTACCAGCATCAATTCATATTTATCCTACAGGTGGTCATGGTTGGGGTTATCGCGAAACCTTTGCCTATCACTACGAGATGGTTTTTGAGTTGAAAGCCTGGTTAAAAAGTTTCTAAATTGTAGCGTATGTATTTTACAGGTATTATTATAGCTGCCAGTACTTTCCTGGCTATTGGCGTGTGGCATCCGATTGTTATTAAAACCGAGTATTATTGGGGCACACGTCCCTGGATTGTATATCTCATTGTGGGGTTGGCTTGCATCGCGGGCGCCCTGTTTATCGAGAATGCTATCCTTTCGTCTATCGTAGGTGTGTTTGGCGCCTCCGCCTTGTGGGGCATCGGTGAGCTGTTTGCTCAAAAGAAACGTGTAGAGAAAGGTTGGTTCCCCAAGAATCCTAAGCGCAAGTACTAAAAAGAAAAATCCCTTCCAGAATCGGAAGGGATTATTTGTTTACAAAAGCTTTTTGATTTCTGCTTCAAGGTCTGCTATCTGAGCAGCTCGCTTAACCAGATTGTTGCCGCGGTCGATAACAAAGAAGTCGGGAACAGCCTGAATGTTGTAGAGTGTCAGACGCTGTGAACCTGCGCCATCCTCGTCGCGAACGCTGATCCAAGGCAGTGCTGCTGTCTGCTGTTTCCAGAAGTGCTCGTCGCTGTCGAGACTTACCTGGTAAATCTCCAATCCCTGAGCGTGATATTTATTATACAATTCGCGCAGCTGAATGATACGTGCTGGAGAATCCTTGAGAGCGAATACATGGAAGTCGAGCAGTACAACCTGACCCTTCAAATCAGTCAGATGACGCATGTTACCTTTGTTATCGAGCAGAGCGATATCCAGTACACCAGCCTCCTGAACCTTGCTGGCCTCGATCTGAATGTCGGCATTCTGAGCCTCTACGATACGCTGGTTCTTCATGCCTTCGATGGCAATGTTGTGCAGGTTCTGTCCGCGCTCAGCGTGTGGGTAATAAGTGTCCCAGCTGGTAGCAACGGCTGCAAAAGCCTTGATATCTTCCTTGTTGGCACGAGGATTGAAAATCAGGTAGTTGCCGATAGCCTGGAACAGAGCGAAGTAGGCATATGCCTTGTAAGGCTCTTTGTAGATATAGTTGCGCTTAACCTCTTCCTTGTAAGCGTTAATCATGCTCTGGATGCTGTCGTTGGCCTTGGCAATGCCTAACTCGGTGTTGCTCTGCAGCGCAATGGCCTTGGCCTGCAGGTCGATCTGCTTGAGTGCCAACTCGCGAATCTTCTCACAGTTCTCGGAACCGCTGATGGTGTAGTTTGATGCCATACCAGGATACTGACCCTTAACCTGAACAGTCTCGGTAGAATCGATGCTTACGTTGATAATCTGGTCGGCAATGCGCAAACGATAGAATTCAGGGGCTGTAGTGGCATCCTGACTGAACGAGAAGTCGCCATTGTCGTTAAGCTTTACAGAGTCGAGCACGTTAATGCCCTCCAAACCTACGTTTTCGAAGTAGAGCACAGAGTCCTTAGCACCGGCAATCTGGCCCTCGACGGTAAACTTATTGTTGTTGCACGAGGCAATCGATAATGCAGCCAGAACTACGGCTGCTGCTTTACAAATATGTTTCATTTTTTCTAATTAGAATTTCGTTTTGCGGGTGCAAAGATATAATTTTTTTAGTGAATAGTGAAGAGGAATAGTGAAAAATTAAAAAAAATATTGAGTTTTCTCGTTTATTAATATAATTATGTGTATCTTTGCGGCTGTTTTTTATATTTTAGATGTTTTATTAAGATGAACGTAATTACAAAGACCCTTCAATTGGCTGATGGACGTACCATCACCATTGAAACCGGGAAAGTGGCAAAACAGACCGACGGCTCTGTTGTTCTGCGTATGAACAACACCGTATTGCTCGCCACTGTTTGTGCCGCAAAAGATGCAGTTCCCGGAACAGATTTTATGCCTTTGCAGGTAGATTATCGTGAACAGTACAGCGCAGCCGGACGTTTCCCCGGTGGATTTACCAAGCGCGAAGGCAAAGCCAGCGACAACGAAATCCTGACATCACGACTGGTGGACCGTGTTCTTCGTCCACTCTTCCCTTCGAACTATCACGCTGAGGTATTTGTGAATGTAATGCTGCTCTCAGCCGATGGTATTGATCAGCCCGACGCCCTTGCAGGTTTTGCTGCTTCGGCTGCTCTGGCTTGCTCGGATATCCCATTCGAGTGCCCCATCAGTGAGGTTCGCGTAGCCCGTGTCAACGGTGAGTATGTTATCGATCCTACCTTCGAGCAGATGAAGAATGCCGATATGGACATCATGGTTGGTGCATCGGCCGAGAACATTATGATGGTAGAGGGAGAGATGAAAGAGGTGTCAGAACAGGATATGATCGGCGCTCTGAAGGCTGCTATGGCTGCTATCAAGCCAATGTGTGAGCTTCAGGCTGAACTCTCAAAGGAACTTGGTAAGGATGTTAAGCGTGAGTACGACCACGAGGTGAACGATGAGGAGCTGCGTGAGCGTATGAGCAAGGAGCTGTATCAGCCCGCTTACGATGTTACCAAGCAGGCTCTGCCCAAGCAGGACCGTGCTGATGCCTTCGAGAAGATCCTGACAGACTTCAAGGAGAAGTATGCTGCTGAGCATGCCGATCTGACTGAGGATGAGCTCGAGGAGAAGTACGCTATGATGGAGCGTTACTATCACGACGTTGAGCGCGACGCTATGCGCCGTTGTATCCTCGACGAGGGTATCCGTCTCGATGGTCGTAAGACCGACGAGATCCGTCCTAT is a genomic window of Xylanibacter ruminicola 23 containing:
- a CDS encoding alpha/beta hydrolase, with protein sequence MKCVRILLSAALLTLSTTIFAQKPTTMPLWPNGPEVVSSDGNDQAELTVYLPDANKATGRAVVCCPGGGYSHLAMDHEGHQWAPFFNTQGIALIVLKYRMPHGNRMVPVSDAEEAIKTVRSHATEWHINPNDVGIMGFSAGGHLASTIATHAKDNAAPNFQILFYPVVTMDPGFTHKGSHDNFLGKAPEDKKALKEYKKLEFEFSNDLQVNRTTPRAFLALSDDDKAVPAANGFNYYQQLYKHDVPASIHIYPTGGHGWGYRETFAYHYEMVFELKAWLKSF
- a CDS encoding TlpA disulfide reductase family protein, with the translated sequence MKHICKAAAVVLAALSIASCNNNKFTVEGQIAGAKDSVLYFENVGLEGINVLDSVKLNDNGDFSFSQDATTAPEFYRLRIADQIINVSIDSTETVQVKGQYPGMASNYTISGSENCEKIRELALKQIDLQAKAIALQSNTELGIAKANDSIQSMINAYKEEVKRNYIYKEPYKAYAYFALFQAIGNYLIFNPRANKEDIKAFAAVATSWDTYYPHAERGQNLHNIAIEGMKNQRIVEAQNADIQIEASKVQEAGVLDIALLDNKGNMRHLTDLKGQVVLLDFHVFALKDSPARIIQLRELYNKYHAQGLEIYQVSLDSDEHFWKQQTAALPWISVRDEDGAGSQRLTLYNIQAVPDFFVIDRGNNLVKRAAQIADLEAEIKKLL
- a CDS encoding DUF4491 family protein, which codes for MYFTGIIIAASTFLAIGVWHPIVIKTEYYWGTRPWIVYLIVGLACIAGALFIENAILSSIVGVFGASALWGIGELFAQKKRVEKGWFPKNPKRKY